A genomic segment from Corylus avellana chromosome ca5, CavTom2PMs-1.0 encodes:
- the LOC132181244 gene encoding uncharacterized protein LOC132181244 isoform X1: protein MKTVLTICILFASILFSSVIARELAQSGTDQTGNHNNPAVTQPGTGEPNDPKSPIIKCDPSSPTYKSCVAQQPKVKCNPKGLYNRCEGTGTSPTGKNHNNPSVNPPAVKPGHAGTGGTGNRNNNPTNPACDPKSSNYASCVSISKPKPKCDPRSAYHHCP from the exons ATGAAGACTGTTCTTACTATTTGCATTCTCTTTGCTTCCATTCTCTTCTCTTCTGTTATCGCTCGAGAATTGGCTCAGAGTG GTACTGACCAAACTGGGAATCACAACAATCCGGCAGTAACACAGCCAG GTACTGGTGAACCGAATGACCCCAAAAGTCCAATAATCAAGTGTGATCCAAGCAGCCCAACTTACAAAAGTTGCGTAGCGCAACAACCGAAGGTCAAGTGTAATCCTAAGGGCCTCTACAATCGTTGCGAAG GTACAGGTACTAGTCCAACCGGGAAGAATCACAACAATCCATCAGTGAATCCACCTGCAGTAAAACCAGG CCATGCAGGTACTGGAGGTACCGGGAATCGCAACAATAATCCAACTAACCCGGCGTGTGATCCCAAGAGTTCAAATTACGCTAGTTGCGTATCCATCTCGAAGCCCAAGCCCAAGTGTGATCCTAGAAGCGCCTACCATCATTGCCCATGA
- the LOC132181243 gene encoding uncharacterized protein LOC132181243 isoform X1 produces MKTALIICILFASILFSSVIARELAQSGTDQTGNHNNPAATEPGTGDPKAPIKCDPNSPAYRSCVAQPVPKAKCHPNSAFSRCPGTGSTSPTGKNPVNPPVKPGTGSTSPTGKNPVNPPVKPGTGKGGNPNNPVVKPGTGKPTNPNDPRYKPGQPPRNKCNGSYRCNPPEEP; encoded by the exons ATGAAGACTGCTCTTATTATTTGTATTCTCTTTGCTTCCATTCTCTTCTCTTCTGTTATCGCTCGAGAATTGGCTCAGAGTG GTACTGACCAAACCGGGAATCACAACAATCCAGCAGCAACAGAGCCAG GTACTGGTGATCCGAAAGCTCCAATAAAGTGTGATCCTAACAGCCCAGCTTACAGAAGTTGCGTAGCGCAACCAGTACCCAAGGCCAAGTGTCATCCTAATTCCGCCTTCTCTCGTTGCCCAG GTACAGGTAGTACTAGTCCAACCGGGAAGAATCCAGTGAATCCACCAGTAAAACCAG GTACAGGTAGTACTAGTCCAACCGGGAAGAATCCAGTGAATCCACCAGTAAAACCAG GTACCGGCAAAGGCGGGAATCCTAACAATCCAGTAGTAAAACCAg GTACTGGCAAACCTACAAATCCAAACGATCCAAGATATAAACCAGGGCAACCCCCGAGAAACAAGTGTAATGGTTCGTACCGATGCAACCCACCTGAAGAGCCTTGA
- the LOC132181244 gene encoding uncharacterized protein LOC132181244 isoform X2 has protein sequence MKTVLTICILFASILFSSVIARELAQSGTDQTGNHNNPAVTQPGTGEPNDPKSPIIKCDPSSPTYKSCVAQQPKVKCNPKGLYNRCEGTGTSPTGKNHNNPSVNPPAVKPGTGGTGNRNNNPTNPACDPKSSNYASCVSISKPKPKCDPRSAYHHCP, from the exons ATGAAGACTGTTCTTACTATTTGCATTCTCTTTGCTTCCATTCTCTTCTCTTCTGTTATCGCTCGAGAATTGGCTCAGAGTG GTACTGACCAAACTGGGAATCACAACAATCCGGCAGTAACACAGCCAG GTACTGGTGAACCGAATGACCCCAAAAGTCCAATAATCAAGTGTGATCCAAGCAGCCCAACTTACAAAAGTTGCGTAGCGCAACAACCGAAGGTCAAGTGTAATCCTAAGGGCCTCTACAATCGTTGCGAAG GTACAGGTACTAGTCCAACCGGGAAGAATCACAACAATCCATCAGTGAATCCACCTGCAGTAAAACCAG GTACTGGAGGTACCGGGAATCGCAACAATAATCCAACTAACCCGGCGTGTGATCCCAAGAGTTCAAATTACGCTAGTTGCGTATCCATCTCGAAGCCCAAGCCCAAGTGTGATCCTAGAAGCGCCTACCATCATTGCCCATGA
- the LOC132181243 gene encoding uncharacterized protein LOC132181243 isoform X2 — translation MKTALIICILFASILFSSVIARELAQSGTGDPKAPIKCDPNSPAYRSCVAQPVPKAKCHPNSAFSRCPGTGSTSPTGKNPVNPPVKPGTGSTSPTGKNPVNPPVKPGTGKGGNPNNPVVKPGTGKPTNPNDPRYKPGQPPRNKCNGSYRCNPPEEP, via the exons ATGAAGACTGCTCTTATTATTTGTATTCTCTTTGCTTCCATTCTCTTCTCTTCTGTTATCGCTCGAGAATTGGCTCAGAGTG GTACTGGTGATCCGAAAGCTCCAATAAAGTGTGATCCTAACAGCCCAGCTTACAGAAGTTGCGTAGCGCAACCAGTACCCAAGGCCAAGTGTCATCCTAATTCCGCCTTCTCTCGTTGCCCAG GTACAGGTAGTACTAGTCCAACCGGGAAGAATCCAGTGAATCCACCAGTAAAACCAG GTACAGGTAGTACTAGTCCAACCGGGAAGAATCCAGTGAATCCACCAGTAAAACCAG GTACCGGCAAAGGCGGGAATCCTAACAATCCAGTAGTAAAACCAg GTACTGGCAAACCTACAAATCCAAACGATCCAAGATATAAACCAGGGCAACCCCCGAGAAACAAGTGTAATGGTTCGTACCGATGCAACCCACCTGAAGAGCCTTGA